DNA from Roseimicrobium sp. ORNL1:
TGGCGGCGAGCAATGGCCATGGTGCGCTTGCAGAAAAGACGGCCGCCCCGCGTGAAGGTCTCTACCAGCAGGAGACCGAGGTGGCCATGCTGAAGATCCTGGCGGGCAAGGTAAAGAGGAAGACTTTTCTGGATGTGGGCGCGGAGAAAGGGTCGTTCGCCAGGGAGTTGATGGCGCTGGGATTTTCGGGCGTGTTGTTTGAGCCCTTTGCCGAGCATCTGCCAGCGCTGAACAAACTGGTGGAAGGCACCGGTTCACGAGTGCTGTCCTGTGCCGTGGATGCAACAGATCACGAGGGGCGGCTGCACATCGCCAAGGATGAAGAAGGCCGGCCGCTGGAGTATTTTCATTCGCTGCAGGCAGCGCCCTCGGCAACGAACTTTCAGCATGATGAAGAAGGCGTGCCGGTGGCGTGCCGTTCTCTGGACAGCCTCGCCAGGGAAGGCGCGATAGAGGCGCGAGTGGGCATCCTCAAGGTCGATACCGAGGGCAACGATCTGCGTGTGCTGGAAGGGATGGGGCCGGTGAGAGCGGAGGTCCTGATGTGTGAGTTTGTAACGCCCCGTTTGTATCCAGACTGGATTTGCTCGTTCCCGGAAGGCTTGATGGCAGCGGCCAAGGCGATGGGCTATGAGCACTGCCTCGCGGTAAGCCGCTTTGATGAGCACGAAATCGTGGAGGTGGATCCCATCCATTTTGTGGACGGAGAGTGGGGTAATCTCATCTTCACGTCGAAGGAACTACTGGACGCCGCGTACGGCGAGATGGGGGGGCTTAAGCAGCATGTTCATCGCAGGCACGTGGAGGCCTGCATGAAGGATCACCAGATGCTTCTGGAAAAGGAGGCAAGAATCCAGGAGCAGGCGGTGGTGTGTCTGGACCAGCAAAGGCGCCTCGACGAACGGAGAACCAAGATCGAGGAGCTAAAGGAAAAAGTGTCCGTGCTGAGGGAGAAAAACGAGAAACTCCGAGCGCGACACTGATGATGAAATTCGCCGGGGTGTTTCCAGCGGAGTGAACTTCATGTTTGCGGACCTGCCCACATCACGTATCTGAACTTCGAGTTACGTATTTCCAAAAGATCCGCCGCACATGAGCCGACCGCGTTTCAGCGTGGTGATTCCCACACGCAATGCTGAGAAGACCCTGAAGGCCACGCTGCGCACCTGTGTGGAACAGGAGTTTGAGGATTACGAGATTGTCGTTTCGGACAACAGTTCCACTCCGGCCACAGAGGCATTGCTCGCAGACATGGGTTCGCCCAGGATCCGGCGGGTGCGTCCAGAGAGGACCCTGCCCATGCAGGAGAACTGGGAGTTCGCCGTGGAGCAGGCGCAGGGCGAATACATCCTGGTGGTGGGCAGTGACGATGGCCTCCTGCCGCATGCACTGAAGGAACTGGATCGGATCCTGCGCATGCTGAACGTGAAGCTGCTGCGCTGGACTCAAGTGTGCTACAACTGGCCGGACATGCCGGTGCAGGAGCAGCTTGCTCCCAACACGCTGCTGCTGCCGCTCAAGCAGACTCATTTTTACCATCCCATCCGCTGGCAAGACTCGCGGCACATGATGCTGGAGGTGGTGAATGGCGCAGTTAATTATGCTGAGCTTCCCATGGTGTATGCGTCCGCAGTGCATCGTGATTTGTTCGCGGCCTTGAGACGGAGTACCGGAAGGGTCTTCCACAGTGATTGTCCGGATATCTACAGCGGCTTTGCCCTCGCCCACTTGTTGAAGCGTTATTGCACGCTGGATGCACCGATATCCATCAGCGGCCTTTCCGGGGTGAGCAATGGTGTGGCCACGATATTTTTGAAGGAGCGCTCGCCCATTGCAGAGGACTTCAAGAAACTGAACCTGCAACAACGTTCTGGCAGGGATTGGCCGGAGTGGATTCCGGATGTGCCATTGCTTTCCACCTGTACCGCCCATTCCTTTCAATGTGCCAGGGCGGCGCTCTTTCCTGATGACACGGAGCTCGTGGTGGATCGCCGGCATCTCACGCGTGCGGTGATGAGTGAGTACCGCTCTGAAGACGAGCCGGAGTGGCAGAGGCTGCGGGATCGTGTGCGCCGCACTTTGATGGATGATCTTGCGCTTCTGGAGTGGTTCGATGCGGAGTATGGTGACAAGTCGCTGGCCACATGCCCTCCGGCGCCGGTGCCCCAGATGAGGCGTTATGGCGGGCCCTACATGCAGCTTGATGCCGCGGAGTTTGGTGTGGCGGACGTGTGGGGAGCGGCTTTGCTGTGTGAAAAGCTGCTGGGTTACAAACGGGATGGGCTCAACGCGCACCTGCAGCCTGGACAGTCAGCATTGACGGCGGCTGGCAGCACAGTTCCCCACGAATCTGCATCTACCACCGTGATGGCTGCACCGCGCGACGGTCTCTACCAGCAGGAGACCGAGGTGGCCGTGCTGAAGATCCTGGCGGGCAAGGTGAAGAGGAAGACCTTTCTGGATGTGGGCGCGGAGAAGGGGTCGTTCGCCAGGGAGTTGATGGTGCTGGGATTTTCGGGCGTGTTGTTTGAGCCCTTTACCGGGCATCTGCCAGCACTGAATAAACTGGTGGAAGGCACCGATTCACGGGTGCTTTCCTGTGCCGTGGATGCGACGGACCACGAGGGACGGCTGCACATCGCCAAGGATGAAGAGGGCCAGCCGCTGGAGTATTTCCATTCGCTGCAGGCGGCACCCTCAGCGACGAACTTCCGGCATGATGCAGAGGGTGTGCCAGTGGCGTGCCGCTCCCTGGAGAGCCTCGCCAGGGAAGGCACGATAGAAGCGCAAGTGGGCATCCTCAAGGTCGATACCGAGGGCAACGACCTGCGTGTGCTGGAAGGGATGGGGCCGGTGAGAGCGGAGGTCTTGATGTGTGAGTTTGTAACGCCCCGTTTGTATCCGGACTGGATATGCTCGTTCCCGGAAGGCTTGATGGCAGCAGCCAAGGCGATGGGCTATGGGCATTGCCTGGCAGTGAGCCGCTTTGATGAACACGAGATCGTGGAGGTGGATCCGGTCCACTTTGTGGACGGAGAGTGGGGCAACCTCATCTTCACTTCCAAAGGGCTTCTCGACGATGCTCGCGCTGAACTGGACGCTCTTCGCGCAAAGGTGCAGGCCCAGCACGTGCGGACCTGTCTGAAAGGACACCGGGAGCTCCTTGAGAAGGAGGCTATGATCCAGCAGCAGGCCGTTCAACTGTTGGAAAAGGAAGCGATGATCCAGCAGCAGGCGCGTACTGGTGAGGCGATGCGTACGATACTCGATAAGAACGCATCCAATGTTCAAGCGCTTCAGAACAAGATCACCGCGCTCAAAGAGAAGGTGGAGGGCCTCAAAGGAAAGCTGGAAGAGCAGAAGGAAAAGAACCTCAAGCTACGCGGGCGTTCCAAGCAGGTGAGCTCTTGAAGACCTGCAGGCCTTCAACCCATCACCAGCGGATGCCCCACCGCAGGAGACGGTCGCACCACGCGGCATTCGCCTGGAAAAGCACGACGTGGTGGCCGAGCCGTTCCTCACTGAAGGAGGCACCCAGTTCACGCAAACGCAGCCTCGCCATTTCCGCAAAGCCCGTGGTGGTAATTTCCGCGCTGGACTTCTGAAGGTCATGCACGCGGAAGCAGCCAAGGAACCACGGAAGGCGCTTGATGTTTGCGCCAGCCTTCTGGAAGCGGAGCAGCAGATCCCAGTCGAAGGCGAACTTGAAGCTCTCATCGAGATGGCCCCCGCACTTTTCCCACAGGCTGCGCCGCCAGAAGAGTGTTTCCTGGGGGATGTAGTCACCCCATAGTAACATCTCGCCATTGTGGCGCGGCAGCACCCAGCGGCCCACCTGCCAGTCCTGTTCGTTGATGATGAGACGGTGACCGTAGACGGCATCCACCTCGGGGTGGGTGGCGAAATAGTGCGCCACATAGTGCAGGGTTCCCGGAGTGATCAGGTCATCCGAGTTCAGCCACGCCATGATCTCGCCGTTGGAGCGTGCAAACCCCTTGTTGATGGCATTGGCGGGACCGGTGTCGCGTTCACTTCCCCAAGAGGTCAGCTTTTCGGCATGCTTCTGGATGATGTCCGCTGAGCCATCCGTGCTGCCTCCATCCCAGACATGATAATCAAGCCGGGGGTAGCCTTGACCCAGGATGCTGGACAGGGTCCGCGGAAGAAACGACGCCTGCTGATAGGATGGCGTCACGATGCTGATCAGCGGCCACGACTCCTGAGGTCCGGGTGGCGATACCTTGGGGAGACGGTCCAGGTCGAGAGGTTTGGGATCATGCTGGCGTAGCACGCCCAGGCGCATTTGCGTCCTCCACACCTTGTCCTTCAGGCGCATGAATTTGGTGACCCGGCTGGGATCCTCCAGGACCGGGGCCACGATGCATCCACGACGGGTGAGACCACGGTGGATGACCTCCTCGTAGGAACGGAGGTCGGAGCGCATCAAGCGGTAGCGT
Protein-coding regions in this window:
- a CDS encoding FkbM family methyltransferase, producing MSRPRFSVVIPTRNAEKTLKATLRTCVEQEFEDYEIVVSDNSSTPATEALLADMGSPRIRRVRPERTLPMQENWEFAVEQAQGEYILVVGSDDGLLPHALKELDRILRMLNVKLLRWTQVCYNWPDMPVQEQLAPNTLLLPLKQTHFYHPIRWQDSRHMMLEVVNGAVNYAELPMVYASAVHRDLFAALRRSTGRVFHSDCPDIYSGFALAHLLKRYCTLDAPISISGLSGVSNGVATIFLKERSPIAEDFKKLNLQQRSGRDWPEWIPDVPLLSTCTAHSFQCARAALFPDDTELVVDRRHLTRAVMSEYRSEDEPEWQRLRDRVRRTLMDDLALLEWFDAEYGDKSLATCPPAPVPQMRRYGGPYMQLDAAEFGVADVWGAALLCEKLLGYKRDGLNAHLQPGQSALTAAGSTVPHESASTTVMAAPRDGLYQQETEVAVLKILAGKVKRKTFLDVGAEKGSFARELMVLGFSGVLFEPFTGHLPALNKLVEGTDSRVLSCAVDATDHEGRLHIAKDEEGQPLEYFHSLQAAPSATNFRHDAEGVPVACRSLESLAREGTIEAQVGILKVDTEGNDLRVLEGMGPVRAEVLMCEFVTPRLYPDWICSFPEGLMAAAKAMGYGHCLAVSRFDEHEIVEVDPVHFVDGEWGNLIFTSKGLLDDARAELDALRAKVQAQHVRTCLKGHRELLEKEAMIQQQAVQLLEKEAMIQQQARTGEAMRTILDKNASNVQALQNKITALKEKVEGLKGKLEEQKEKNLKLRGRSKQVSS
- a CDS encoding glycosyltransferase family 2 protein codes for the protein MARLDDLLARWLLRRAASRSNGANGHDNGNSSAASLSPIELQALQTHAAQQTELMQRIKETTEKRNVRHKELRKRVVQLKRELKQTKVQARHDRHEAWNWETRYRLMRSDLRSYEEVIHRGLTRRGCIVAPVLEDPSRVTKFMRLKDKVWRTQMRLGVLRQHDPKPLDLDRLPKVSPPGPQESWPLISIVTPSYQQASFLPRTLSSILGQGYPRLDYHVWDGGSTDGSADIIQKHAEKLTSWGSERDTGPANAINKGFARSNGEIMAWLNSDDLITPGTLHYVAHYFATHPEVDAVYGHRLIINEQDWQVGRWVLPRHNGEMLLWGDYIPQETLFWRRSLWEKCGGHLDESFKFAFDWDLLLRFQKAGANIKRLPWFLGCFRVHDLQKSSAEITTTGFAEMARLRLRELGASFSEERLGHHVVLFQANAAWCDRLLRWGIRW